Proteins encoded within one genomic window of Micromonospora halotolerans:
- a CDS encoding solute symporter family protein, which produces MNTVLAAEAGSTTARNLTITLFLIFVAITLAITVWASRQTKTATDFYAGGRSFSGFQNGMAIGGDYMSAASFLGIAGLIALYGYDGFLYSIGFLVAWLVALLLVAELLRNSGRYTMADVLAFRMRQRPVRTAAAVSTITVSIFYLLAQMVGAGALVALLLGIKPGTTFLGMDAGTAKVATIILVGALMIIYVTVGGMKGTTYVQIVKAFLLMTGAVVMTLLVLAHYKFNLSSLLGDAAKQSGKGASFLEPGLRYGVETPGDALKTFYSKMDLLSLGIALVLGTAGLPHILIRFYTVPTAKAARKSVLWAIGIIGTFYLLTLALGFGAAALVGGQAITAQDKAGNTAAPQLAEALGKDFFGGDLGGATLLAIIAAVAFATILAVVAGLTLASSSSLAHDFYANVVRNGEASERQEVNVARISALVIGAISIVLSIFAQNLNVAFLVALAFAVAASGNLPAILYSLFWKRFNTSGAVWAIYGGLIAAVVLVFFSPVVSGVQTAMFPDHDWHWFPLSNPGIISIPIGFLCGWIGTLLSKEHDEEKYAELEVRSVTGAGAH; this is translated from the coding sequence ATGAACACGGTCCTCGCGGCTGAGGCGGGCAGCACCACCGCCCGGAACCTGACGATCACGCTCTTCCTGATCTTCGTGGCGATCACGCTGGCCATCACGGTCTGGGCCAGCCGGCAGACCAAGACCGCCACCGACTTCTACGCCGGCGGCCGGTCCTTCTCCGGGTTCCAGAACGGCATGGCCATCGGCGGCGACTACATGTCGGCCGCGTCCTTCCTGGGCATCGCCGGCCTCATCGCCCTGTACGGCTACGACGGCTTCCTCTACTCGATCGGCTTCCTGGTCGCCTGGCTGGTGGCGCTGCTGCTCGTCGCCGAACTGCTGCGCAACTCCGGCCGGTACACGATGGCCGACGTGCTGGCGTTCCGGATGCGCCAGCGTCCGGTGCGGACCGCGGCGGCGGTCTCCACCATCACGGTGTCGATCTTCTACCTGCTGGCGCAGATGGTCGGCGCGGGCGCGCTGGTCGCCCTGCTGCTCGGCATCAAGCCGGGCACCACCTTCCTGGGCATGGACGCGGGCACCGCCAAGGTGGCCACCATCATCCTGGTCGGCGCCCTGATGATCATCTACGTCACGGTCGGCGGGATGAAGGGCACCACGTACGTCCAGATCGTCAAGGCGTTCCTGCTGATGACCGGTGCGGTCGTCATGACCCTGCTGGTGCTGGCGCACTACAAGTTCAACCTGTCCTCGCTGCTGGGTGACGCCGCCAAGCAGTCCGGCAAGGGCGCGTCCTTCCTCGAACCCGGGTTGCGCTACGGCGTGGAGACACCCGGCGACGCGCTGAAGACCTTCTACAGCAAGATGGACCTGCTCTCGCTGGGCATCGCGCTGGTGCTCGGCACCGCCGGCCTGCCGCACATCCTGATCCGCTTCTACACCGTGCCGACCGCGAAGGCGGCCCGGAAGAGCGTGCTCTGGGCCATCGGCATCATCGGCACCTTCTACCTGCTCACCCTCGCCCTCGGCTTCGGCGCGGCGGCCCTGGTCGGCGGCCAGGCGATCACCGCGCAGGACAAGGCGGGCAACACGGCCGCCCCGCAGCTCGCCGAGGCGCTCGGCAAGGACTTCTTCGGCGGGGACCTGGGCGGGGCGACACTGCTGGCGATCATCGCGGCGGTCGCCTTCGCCACGATCCTGGCGGTGGTCGCCGGGCTCACCCTGGCCTCCTCGTCCAGCCTGGCGCACGACTTCTACGCCAACGTGGTGCGCAACGGCGAGGCGTCCGAGCGGCAGGAGGTGAACGTCGCCCGGATCTCCGCCCTGGTGATCGGCGCGATCTCCATCGTGCTGTCGATCTTCGCGCAGAACCTCAACGTGGCGTTCCTGGTGGCGCTGGCCTTCGCGGTCGCCGCCTCGGGCAACCTGCCCGCGATCCTCTACAGCCTGTTCTGGAAGCGGTTCAACACCTCGGGCGCGGTCTGGGCGATCTACGGTGGCCTGATCGCCGCCGTGGTGCTGGTCTTCTTCTCCCCGGTGGTCTCCGGGGTGCAGACGGCCATGTTCCCCGACCACGACTGGCACTGGTTCCCGCTGTCGAACCCGGGCATCATCTCGATCCCGATCGGCTTCCTCTGCGGCTGGATCGGCACCCTGTTGTCGAAGGAGCACGACGAGGAGAAGTACGCCGAGCTGGAGGTGCGCTCGGTCACCGGCGCCGGCGCGCACTGA
- a CDS encoding DUF485 domain-containing protein, whose translation MSTDTPASAPAESAAERYLAVQRSDEFAGLRRALRGFIFPMTVAFFLWYALYVILSAYARGFMGTKLVGNINVALVFGLLQFVSTFVIAWLYSRFADRKIDPVADRIRAEMGEVSHEHGPRG comes from the coding sequence ATGTCCACGGACACACCCGCGTCCGCACCCGCCGAGTCGGCGGCGGAACGGTACCTCGCCGTCCAGCGGTCGGACGAGTTCGCCGGGTTGCGGCGCGCGCTGCGCGGCTTCATCTTCCCGATGACCGTCGCGTTCTTCCTGTGGTACGCGCTCTACGTCATCCTCTCCGCGTACGCGCGGGGTTTCATGGGCACGAAGCTGGTCGGCAACATCAACGTCGCCCTGGTCTTCGGCCTCCTCCAGTTCGTCTCCACGTTCGTGATCGCCTGGCTCTACTCGCGGTTCGCCGATCGGAAGATCGACCCGGTCGCCGACCGGATCCGCGCCGAGATGGGGGAGGTGAGCCATGAACACGGTCCTCGCGGCTGA
- a CDS encoding flavin reductase family protein, translated as MLYLGRLMAEAAEQLPRARDLHQRFLVWARRRGGTMFHVNHDPGAEIHHTDPFAVPAGQRSPVRRLRGRLAAPVTLWTAPGPAGLTVSSTLVAEGEPDRLLGLVDPESDLWAAVEEAGRFAVAPLGPQHRQLADRFAGLFPSPGGLFALDSWTDTPYGPVPADAGGWAGCRLDTAREYGWGLLVEAVIEAVDLAEETAPLLHYRGRYRGLAD; from the coding sequence ATGCTCTACCTGGGGCGGCTCATGGCGGAGGCCGCCGAGCAACTTCCGCGAGCCCGGGACCTGCACCAGCGCTTCCTCGTCTGGGCGCGGCGCCGGGGCGGCACAATGTTTCACGTGAATCATGATCCGGGCGCCGAGATCCATCACACCGACCCGTTCGCCGTGCCGGCCGGGCAGCGCTCGCCGGTCCGCCGGCTGCGTGGCCGGCTGGCCGCCCCGGTGACGCTCTGGACCGCGCCCGGCCCGGCCGGCCTGACCGTCTCGTCAACCCTGGTGGCCGAGGGGGAGCCGGACCGGCTGCTCGGGCTGGTCGACCCGGAGTCGGACCTGTGGGCGGCGGTCGAGGAGGCGGGCCGGTTCGCGGTCGCGCCACTCGGCCCCCAGCACCGGCAGCTCGCCGACCGGTTCGCCGGCCTCTTCCCGTCCCCCGGCGGCCTCTTCGCCCTCGACTCCTGGACCGACACCCCCTACGGGCCGGTGCCCGCGGACGCCGGCGGGTGGGCCGGATGCCGGCTCGACACCGCCCGCGAGTACGGCTGGGGCCTGCTGGTCGAGGCCGTCATCGAGGCGGTCGACCTGGCCGAGGAGACCGCGCCGCTGCTGCACTACCGGGGCCGTTACCGGGGGCTGGCCGACTGA